The Microtus pennsylvanicus isolate mMicPen1 chromosome 19, mMicPen1.hap1, whole genome shotgun sequence genome includes a region encoding these proteins:
- the LOC142838511 gene encoding hyaluronidase-4-like yields the protein MCSLWVAQLGELMLFVLVTQAVLKPAMPPVIKNQPFNIFWAAPTLFCKDHFDVNMNLQEFDIISNPLETQSGSTVAIFYPHELGYYPYFSEDGKSFHGGIPQNVNLSEHLKKSASDIADSVTWWRSDGLAVIDWEGWKPQWDRNWGGRRIYQKHSLAFTRHHHPAWPEAKVRTVATQEFENAGRSLMNVTLTLALEMRPKRLWGFYLYPDCYNYDYRINPEFYTGSCPDDEIFRNDRLLWLWEKSTALYSSIYLNKVLKSSLNALKFVHFRVREALRVAEMSRKDYALPVFIFSRPFYLHSMEALSEEDLVHTIGESAALGASGIILWGGYEYSDSKESCLSVQQTIEELLGPYALNVTSAAKLCSRSLCSSHGRCVRKTAESSSYLHMPEDSQKDYATDHGFRSVISARSKLKTLATMKNEFVCHCYYGWHGESCRSRAPNPLRQKSKAPATALNLLVFLGMTLAVILLNFFRIPYYDVNFFLKY from the exons ATGTGTAGTCTGTGGGTGGCACAGCTTGGCGAACTCATGCTCTTTGTTCTGGTCACCCAGGCAGTTCTCAAACCAGCAATGCCTCCGGTGATCAAGAACCAGCCTTTCAACATCTTCTGGGCTGCTCCTACTTTGTTTTGCAAGGATCATTTTGATGTAAATATGAATCTTCAAGAATTTGACATCATTTCCAATCCATTAGAAACCCAGAGTGGATCTACCGTTGCCATATTTTATCCACATGAACTCGGATATTACCCTTACTTCTCTGAAGATGGGAAATCCTTCCATGGTGGAATACCTCAGAATGTGAACCTCTCTGAGCACCTAAAGAAAAGCGCCAGTGACATTGCGGATTCTGTCACTTGGTGGAGATCAGATGGACTTGCTGTGATTGACTGGGAAGGCTGGAAACCCCAGTGGGATCGGAACTGGGGCGGCAGGAGAATATACCAAAAGCACTCGTTAGCTTTCACCCGacaccaccaccctgcctggcCAGAAGCGAAAGTGAGAACAGTTGCCACACAGGAGTTTGAAAATGCTGGGAGGAGTCTTATGAACGTGACTCTCACGTTGGCTTTAGAAATGAGACCAAAGCGTCTATGGGGCTTCTATCTCTACCCAGATTGCTACAATTATGATTACCGGATAAATCCAGAATTCTACACAGGTAGTTGCCCAGATGATGAAATTTTCCGCAATGACCGACTCttgtggctatgggagaaaagCACAGCACTTTATTCGTCGATATATTTGAATAAAGTATTAAAATCGAGCTTAAATGCACTGAAATTTGTGCATTTCAGAGTGAGAGAAGCCCTGAGAGTTGCAGAAATGTCTAGAAAGGACTACGCTttgccagtttttattttttccagaccGTTTTATTTGCATAGTATGGAAGCTCTGTCAGAG GAAGACCTAGTTCATACAATTGGTGAAAGTGCTGCATTGGGAGCATCAGGGATAATATTGTGGGGAGGATACGAATATTCTGATTCCAAG GAGTCTTGTTTATCTGTGCAGCAAACTATCGAAGAGTTGCTGGGCCCCTATGCTCTCAATGTAACATCCGCAGCCAAGCTGTGCAGTCGCAGCCTGTGTAGCAGCCATGGGCGATGCGTTCGAAAGACAGCTGAGTCCTCCTCCTATCTGCACATGCCGGAGGACAGCCAGAAGGACTATGCCACAGACCACGGGTTCAGATCTGTCATTTCTGCAAGGAGTAAGCTGAAGACATTAGCGACCATGAAGAATGAATTTGTGTGCCACTGTTATTACGGTTGGCACGGAGAGTCTTGCAGATCTCGTGCTCCCAATCCCTTGAGGCAGAAGAGCAAGGCTCCTGCAACGGCGTTGAATCTATTAGTTTTCCTTGGCATGACGTTAGCTGTGATTCTGCTGAATTTTTTTCGTATTCCCTACTATGATGtcaattttttcttaaaatactaa